A genomic region of Raphanus sativus cultivar WK10039 chromosome 6, ASM80110v3, whole genome shotgun sequence contains the following coding sequences:
- the LOC108827059 gene encoding uncharacterized protein LOC108827059: MDTAISQIYKLSIHEHPLFFSSMFIKGKCDGCQDCAESPLEINHHPFHPEHPLLLTKMAPAEDGTPCDFCGQEILSTCYTCPTCKFKVDLICGTKPWPSVIKNPVCHDHTLVFLKKRMEEDKVPCEVCKESIDGPSYSCLECQNVYFHLDCVHLSKEVDHPSHSSHPLKIMPSESLIDDDDDAQKSCSFCLVQPKNVLYHCSICNFTLCLGCTKRPPPRVFYDAKTHTHPLTLFPSKIKFTCKVAGIEIDSYSYICLKCDFLVSGYCVGSPRIININRHDHRISFTHHLGHKGAKCGVCRKSVSQYYGAYSCSICPKYAVHSRCATDFTVWNGMELEGIPETSEDTVPFKVMGDNLICHFMHEKHILLLLKDYDMVGDDYERLRCQACVSPIGFGSVYSCQECRFRIHEKCAHLPMKKNLVFSPRSYKLEYHQGNAGYCRLCGIFSGGFKYTSLAMNGLSFIDVHCSSISEPFVHNVHLHPLYFVRTKKERYCSACRRDPDCYMLNCSACGFDLCLYCATLPEKIWHISDEHPLTLYYGGKEATSKNWCEVCEIELDSSKWFYTCSDCGVTLHVQCVVGDFSRLFPNCSIRRGGKELLAILNYQNRPFCRYCLIRCKAPLILQVNDEHNEYICSISCLQRWESNCLLAKDAS; this comes from the exons ATGGATACAGCAATATCACAAATCTATAAGCTATCTATTCATGAGCatcctcttttcttttcatcTATGTTTATTAAAGGGAAATGTGATGGCTGCCAG GACTGTGCAGAATCCCCACTAGAGATAAATCATCACCCTTTCCATCCTGAGCATCCTCTCTTGCTCACCAAGATGGCTCCAGCGGAAGATGGTACTCCATGTGACTTTTGTGGACAAGAGATTTTGTCCACATGTTATACTTGTCCCACATGTAAATTCAAAGTGGATTTAATTTGTGGGACTAAACCCTGGCCGTCTGTTATTAAAAATCCGGTGTGTCATGACCATACACTTGTGTTTTTGAAGAAAAGAATGGAGGAAGATAAGGTCCCTTGTGAAGTATGCAAGGAATCTATCGATGGACCTTCATATTCATGTCTTGAATGCCAAAACGTGTACTTTCACTTGGATTGTGTTCATCTCTCAAAAGAGGTAGATCATCCTTCCCACTCTAGTCACCCCCTTAAAATCATGCCATCTGAATCActcatagatgatgatgatgatgcgcAGAAGAGTTGTAGTTTCTGTTTAGTTCAACCAAAAAATGTGCTTTATCATTGTTCTATTTGCAATTTTACGTTGTGCCTTGGTTGTACCAAACGTCCACCACCTCGTGTTTTTTATGACGCCAAGACTCACACCCATCCACTGACACTCTTTCCGAGTAAAATCAAATTTACTTGCAAGGTTGCTGGGATTGAAATCGATAGCTATTCTTATATATGTCTCAAGTGTGATTTTCTTGTCTCTGGATATTGTGTTGGCTCACCCCGCATCATAAACATCAATCGTCATGATCATCGCATCTCTTTTACGCATCATCTTGGACATAAGGGTGCAAAATGTGGAGTTTGTCGGAAAAGTGTAAGTCAGTACTATGGAGCTTATTCTTGCTCAATTTGCCCTAAATATGCAGTTCACTCACGATGCGCAACTGATTTTACTGTATGGAATGGTATGGAACTCGAAGGGATACCTGAGACCAGCGAAGATACTGTGCCATTTAAGGTGATGGGTGATAATTTGATATGTCATTTCATGCATGAAAAACACATTTTACTGCTCTTGAAAGATTATGACATGGTTGGTGATGACTACGAGAGGTTACGATGTCAAGCATGCGTCTCACCGATTGGGTTTGGCTCAGTCTACAGTTGTCAGGAATGTCGTTTTCGAATCCACGAAAAGTGTGCTCATCTTCCTATGAAGAAAAACCTTGTCTTTAGCCCCAGATCATACAAGTTGGAGTATCATCAAGGCAATGCTGGATACTGTAGATTGTGTGGTATATTCTCTGGTGGGTTTAAGTACACATCACTAGCAATGAATGGGCTATCCTTTATAGATGTACATTGTAGTTCCATTTCTGAGCCATTCGTCCATAATGTGCATTTGCATCCCTTATATTTTGTTAGAACAAAGAAGGAACGTTATTGCAGTGCATGTAGAAGAGATCCAGATTGCTACATGCTCAACTGTAGTGCTTGTGGCTTTGACTTGTGTTTGTATTGTGCTACTTTGCCTGAAAAGATATGGCATATAAGTGATGAGCACCCTCTCACTTTATATTATGGCGGAAAGGAGGCAACCAGCAAAAACTGGTGTGAAGTTTGTGAGATAGAGTTAGATTCAAGTAAATGGTTCTATACATGTTCTGATTGTGGAGTCACTTTGCATGTTCAATGTGTAGTAGGAGACTTCTCACGTCTGTTTCCAAACTGTTCTATTCGTCGTGGGGGGAAAGAACTTTTAGCGATTCTTAACTATCAGAACAGGCCATTTTGCAGATATTGCCTAATTCGATGCAAGGCCCCTCTCATCTTACAGGTTAATGACGAACATAACGAATACATTTGCTCCATTTCATGTTTACAGAGGTGGGAATCCAACTGCCTTCTAGCGAAAGACGCTAGTTGA